The Planifilum fulgidum genome segment TACTACAGTTGCAAATAGTAGATTTATTGCATATACTCTCGACTGAACGAGAAAGATTTGGGAGGAACTCCATTGACCCCGCGAGATTCCCGTAAAACGCTCCATCCGTCGTGCAACGAAATATCTAATTGGGCAAAGTCCTTTGAAACCTTGGCTGAACGAATCGGAGCTCACTTTGCCCGCTCCGAAGCACGGCAACGTTGTAAGTCCTATCTTCGTGGGTTGTTAAGTTCCGTGGAACGGAAGAACGGGTGGCAGTTGGCCGAGTATGCCGGGGATCCCACTCCTTACGGCATTCAGCACCTGTTGGGGCGGGCCCGGTGGGACGCGGATGCCGTTCGGGACGACTTACAGCAATATGTCTTGGAACACTTGGCCCACCCCGAAGGGATCGCTGTCGTGGATGAAACCGGTTTTCTCAAAAAAGGGAATCAATCCGCAGGCGTGCAACGTCAGTACAGCGGAACGGCCGGACGGATTGAGAACTGCCAAATCGGTGTTTTTCTCTGTTATGTCTCCCCAAAAGGTTCCACGTTGATCGATCGCCGTCTGTACTTGCCCAAAAGCTGGACGGAAGATCCTCCCCGTTGCCGGAAAGCCGGGATTCCCAAGGAAACAGGCTTTGCCACCAAACCTCAGCTGGCACGGCAGATGTTGCAGCATGCTTTCCAAGCCGGCCTACCCGTGCAATGGGTAACCGGGGACACGGTGTATGGCAGTGACCGCCGTTTGCGTTTGTGGTTGGAGGAACAACGGCAAGCCTATGTCCTCGCCGTCTCGGCCAAGGAATCGGTTTGTATCGGCTGGAAGACCCACCGGGTGCGGGATTTGGCTCTTGGAACCGAGGAAACCGCTTGGGTACGTCTTTCTTGTGGAAACGGCGCGAAAGGACCCCGGGAATATGAGTGGGTCCGGTATCCTCTAAACTGTCCCGATGCTCCACAGTGGCAGCGATGGCTGCTGATTCGTCGTCATCCGGATGAAAAAGAAGACTACGCGTACTATATCGTCTATGCCCCCAAAGATACTCCGCTCACATCCTTCGTCCGGGTGGCCGGAGCCCGCTGGGCGGTGGAGCGATGTTTTCAGGAAGCCAAAGGGGAAGTGGGTCTGGATCACTATGAGGTTCGTTCATGGACGGGATGGCACCGACACATTACCTTGGCCATGGTTGCCCATGCCTTTTTAACCGTCATGCGGGCACAGGGAATCCCGTCGGACCTCCGAAAAAAGGGGAGGGGTTCCTTCCAGAGCTTGACTGCATTCAAACGCAGCCGGGGACTGCGATGCCCTTGACGGTTCCGGAAGTGCGACGGCTCCTGGAAAAAGTCCTTTGGCAACAAGTTGTTCCGTTGATTCATATTTGGGCTTGGTTTTATTGGCGAAGGCGACATCAAGCCATGTCTCGGTTTTATCATTACAGAAAGCGATTGCTTTCTCCGTAAGTACAACTGTAGTACTTAAGTGAAATCCGCCGGTTTATCCGACGTGTTTGTTACACGACCAAATACCATGTATCCATACTGAGTTTCTTGATGCTTGTTGATATCAATTTTCCATTTGGATTCTTTAAGGTTGGTCTGTGCAAACTTTACATTCACTTTGACCTGACCTAGTTCCATATTGGTCAGATCTTGTTTGACATAGGAAGTTCCTCCAACGAGAGTAAACTCATTTGGTCTTACAATTGCAGGCGTGGAGAAAAGGGGAGTAACGGTACTCAGATTTGATCCATCCGTACTTTCGAAATGAAATTTGACATCTCGAATGTAAACAGGAGCCTCGCCGGTATTCTTGAAATAGCTGGCGGCATGAAGGATAAAAACCCCATCCTGTTCAGTAATAAAACCATTAACATTGGATGTATCAAGACTGATTTTCCTAGGTGGTTGAACGGCATTTGCTTTATCGTTCTGGGTCTGACATCCAACAAGAATCAATAGGAGCAAGGTCAAATAAAGAAGACGCCGAAACATAATATTTCCTCCTTTAACTGGTGACAAGAAAAGTGTAGCATATAGTAGAGAGCCGGAAAAAGAAGAGGTGATCAATTTGAAAATATCAACCAAAGGACAATACGGCTTGATAATCATGATGGATCTTGCAGCGAGTGATAAGAAAAAACCGGTATCTCTTAAAAGTATTGCGGAACGTCATCAGCTATCTGAACACTACTTGGAGCAACTCGTTGCCCCCTTACGGAATCATGGTTTGGTTAAAAGCGTGCGGGGAGCATATGGTGGATATAAACTGACCAAGTCACCAGAAGAAATCACAGTTGGAGATATTATTCGCATATTGGAAGGCCCAATTGCCCCGATCGAATTTGAAAAAGAAGATAACACAGCCCAAAAAAGGCTATGGAAAAAAGTCCGGGATGCCATTGCTGAAGTGTTGGATAATACTACATTAGCTGATCTTATCCGAAATTCCTCCGATGATGATCAAGATGAATACATGTTTTACATTTGACTTCATAAAACAATCGAAAGAACAGTAGAGGAAAGTCCAGTAAAAAGGTCAAAAATAAAACTGCAAATAAATGCAAAAACCAAATAGTTCATTTTGTTCTTCCCCTCCTTTTCAAGAAAGAATAAACCCCGGAAAAATCCGGGGTTGAGGCTGTTGACCCTTCTTTGTCAACAGCCTCACCGGCTTCCTGAAGGAAGCCGGTTCTTTGCATCCGGTTCCCTTGCCTGTTCAGCATACGGAATCGGTGGGTTTCGGGTTGGACAGTCCGAACAGGGGACGCAGGAGCAGTCCCGCGTAGTTCCCCCCAAGGGCGACAATGATCCAAATCCAGCCGTGAAGGCTGAAGGAGGCGATGCCTCCGAAGTAGGCGCCGATGTTGCATCCGAAGGCCAAGCGGGCGCCGTAGCCCATCAGGAGGCCTCCGATCACCGACGCCACGGCCGCGCGCCAGGGGACCCGGCGGAGCGCATACGTTCCGCTGGCCCCCGCCGCCAGCATGGCACCGAAAATGATGCCGAAGTTCATCACGGTCGTGATGTCGGCCAGAATCGGGGCTTCCAAGGAGGCGGCCCGCTCTCCGGACCAATAGGCCCAGGAAGCGACGTCCACTCCGAGGACGGCGGCGATTTTGGATCCCCACAGGGCGAAGGCGGAGGTAATCCCCCAAGGCTCTCCCTTGATGGTCAATGTCAGTGCGTTCAGCGCCGCCAGCAGGATGGCACCGACCCACAGGGGCCAAGCGCCGCGGAAGATCCGCAACCATCCCCTTGCGCCGGGGACGGGTTTCATTTCCGGCGGGCGGCGCCGCTTGGCAACCCACAGGGTGATGCCGGCTACGGAACCGAAGATCGCCAATTGCAGGAGGAGGGCGCCGCCATAGCCCAAACCGGTGTCTTCGGCCAGGGAGACGGGGGGCAGCGAAGGCATTTCCTGGACCCAAAAGCCCCAGTGCCATGCCCCGATCACCGAACCGGCGATGAAGCCGGCCAGGGTGAGGAAGACGGCGGTCCGACCCCCGCCGACGGCATACAGCGTCCCGGAAGCGCAACCGCCTCCCAGCTGCATGCCCGCTCCGAAGAGGAAAGCGCCGACCAGCAGGCTGACGCCGATGGGAGACACATTGCCGGAAGGTTCGACGCCGAAGAAACCGATGCCTAGGGAGAGGATCGGCGCGAACAGCAGAGAGGCCACAGAAAGCATCAACATGTGCGCCCGAAGGGCCGCCCCCTGACCGACGGCGAGGAGCTGGCGAAAGGCGGAAGTGAAGCCGAATCGTGCGTGATACAAAGTGTATCCGAGCATTAGACCGATTCCATAAAGCAGGCCTTGCCGAAGGCCGTGACCGCTGAAGATCGCCAGGCCGATAAGCAGCGCCGCAGCCGAGCCCCCCACGATCACCGCAATGTTGGGTGACGGAAGCCTTGTGGAGAACGCGGCCCGTTTCCGGAACTTCTCCGGAGCAGGGGGTGCGGTTTGCGATGCCACGGGATTCACCTCTTATTCTGATATAAATAGTCGGCATTATTTTTCTTTCATGGTAATACAAATGATTCGGATCTGTAAAGGCGAATTTGTATTTCCCGATCCCCAAGCGGCGGCGTCTTGCCTGATGATCGTTGACCCGGACACCGCGGCGCTCATTCCTGCCGGTGAATCGGGAGGGACGAAGGAACAAAGGGTACCACAAGAAAGCGGCCGTAAACCGGTGGGCGGTGAATGGATCTTTGGAAGGCGCCGTTTCGTTGACGCCTTCCCTGGTTTGCGAAATCCGTTGATCCGCCGCCCCTCGCCTTTTGCCTGGACTGGGTCTGCAGGCGGATCGCAGGAGAAGGAACCGCCCGGTTTTTCCAACACCTTGGCTGCGTCCACCCGCGGCAGTCAAGAGGATATCGTCTTCCTTTTCCATTTCGAAGAAGGAGACCCGTCCCAACAGGCTTTGCCCCTGGCAGTCATCCTGTCATGGCGGGCCGTGATGGGAGAGCCGGAGGAACGGGCGGCCGGCGAATTGGATGATTTCGCGGATAGAGGGCTTTTTGAGCACGAAGATGGTAATCTACATGCGCATATCGATCCCTCTTTGCTTTCATCACAGGGAACAGGTGCGGAGCCGGCAGACCAATGAACAAGTGGGGCAGGCTCCATCGCCGCGCCTCCTGCAACTTACCGGGAAGGGCC includes the following:
- the cymR gene encoding cysteine metabolism transcriptional regulator CymR, which encodes MKISTKGQYGLIIMMDLAASDKKKPVSLKSIAERHQLSEHYLEQLVAPLRNHGLVKSVRGAYGGYKLTKSPEEITVGDIIRILEGPIAPIEFEKEDNTAQKRLWKKVRDAIAEVLDNTTLADLIRNSSDDDQDEYMFYI
- a CDS encoding YeeE/YedE family protein, with product MASQTAPPAPEKFRKRAAFSTRLPSPNIAVIVGGSAAALLIGLAIFSGHGLRQGLLYGIGLMLGYTLYHARFGFTSAFRQLLAVGQGAALRAHMLMLSVASLLFAPILSLGIGFFGVEPSGNVSPIGVSLLVGAFLFGAGMQLGGGCASGTLYAVGGGRTAVFLTLAGFIAGSVIGAWHWGFWVQEMPSLPPVSLAEDTGLGYGGALLLQLAIFGSVAGITLWVAKRRRPPEMKPVPGARGWLRIFRGAWPLWVGAILLAALNALTLTIKGEPWGITSAFALWGSKIAAVLGVDVASWAYWSGERAASLEAPILADITTVMNFGIIFGAMLAAGASGTYALRRVPWRAAVASVIGGLLMGYGARLAFGCNIGAYFGGIASFSLHGWIWIIVALGGNYAGLLLRPLFGLSNPKPTDSVC
- a CDS encoding IS701 family transposase codes for the protein MSNWAKSFETLAERIGAHFARSEARQRCKSYLRGLLSSVERKNGWQLAEYAGDPTPYGIQHLLGRARWDADAVRDDLQQYVLEHLAHPEGIAVVDETGFLKKGNQSAGVQRQYSGTAGRIENCQIGVFLCYVSPKGSTLIDRRLYLPKSWTEDPPRCRKAGIPKETGFATKPQLARQMLQHAFQAGLPVQWVTGDTVYGSDRRLRLWLEEQRQAYVLAVSAKESVCIGWKTHRVRDLALGTEETAWVRLSCGNGAKGPREYEWVRYPLNCPDAPQWQRWLLIRRHPDEKEDYAYYIVYAPKDTPLTSFVRVAGARWAVERCFQEAKGEVGLDHYEVRSWTGWHRHITLAMVAHAFLTVMRAQGIPSDLRKKGRGSFQSLTAFKRSRGLRCP